The window gttttaataatcttttgttgcGCTTTAagcttattttgatgtgttgactagcatactaaagtaaatataaagtacttgattataattaattttgcatgaattattatttcaaatcttcattacaaatgttattaaaaatagcctatatattttaaaaatacattacttataagtttcataaaaaattatttgacgTATGTTTtagttcacatttaaaaaataggcTACTTTTGTTATCCAAAGTaaattaaaggtaaaaaaaaataataataataataaataaataaataaaataagattcaGTGATATTGCACATTTTTGAAGTTACCTgagggaagaaaaaaatgttttacagtgtattcaCATCAACTAGCTCTCAGGAAACCTGATAGAATCTTTATTTCTTGCAGTATAAAAGGTTGCTTGTTTTGTCCAGTCTCTCTctcagtttctctctctctctctctctctctcatatcaCTTCCTCTTTCCCACATCGAGCTCAATGTCAGCGGACCCCGAGCGCGACAGACTCCTCACGTTATGCAGCTTTACGCGAGTTTGGAGTCGCTCTCCGTGAATCATGTCTTTGCACTCGCCCTGCTCGTGTGTTTGGCGATAGTGGTTAAATTATTAGTTATGAGGAGAAGAGGTATGCGAACTATGGAGCCTTTCCCAGGACCACCTGCACACTGGCTCATCGGACACGTCAAGGAGGTAAACAACACCACCACAGCTGGAATAAACAGCGACTGTCTCTGTAGCTCAGCTTTGGAGTCTAATCATGCTTTTTCTGTTGGTTTCGAACATCTATTATTTAATTAGAATAACTTTTCAGTTTTATTctactaaaaatgtaattatcttTTGGGCAATAGTTGATGCATATGACTGTTGGGTCGGTGCAAGTTGTCACAGTTATGATATGTTGCCATTTTATAGGCTACAGTCTATTCATGAGTACAGTGGAAAATATATAATTAGTGTAGAAAcaatttcactcagaaatgtgaaatcaaaattatttataaaaagtagtattttcttgtaaaatttcttgtaacttttgtttttaattccaactttgaaaaatcacaTTTGCCCTGGTTATCTTCACGGGATGAAACCTCATGCCTGAGCCCTTGTCTATTCACCACAACTAAacaattacataattatattgTGCAGCAATAAACCCAACAGCCTTGCATTGTATTCACATTCTTCAGCAGCGGTTGGAAGACTTCACGTGAAATTACTAAATTGAGAGTGCAATTATTGTCCATAAGAGTTATACAGAcctttttttatattcatagtTTCACCAGGatggacatgatttggaaaaGGTTATGAAGTGGAGTGGACAGTATCCCTTTGCCTTTCCGCTGTGGTTTGGCCCGTCTCTGTCCATTCTGAACATCCACCACCCATCATATGTGAAGACCATTCTCACCACGACAGGTGCTCATCCGATTGACAATTTTAAGATTTATATTACAGGCTAATTCTTTCTCAAATATTAACAACTAAAACgcagcattttatttataattttttttttttcatgctttaTTTACAGAACCCAAAGATGATTATGCATACAAGTTTTTCATCCCTTGGTTAGGTAAGAAGATCACACGTAAAGCTgaaaattatttctttattaatctATACTATTACTATTAGGTTTATTattgggtgtttcttcaactacgGGCAAGTCTGTCCTTGTggatttttagaaaataaactcaAAGACAGTTTTCTCACACTCTagtttgtatatttaatttatgtccAGTGCATGGCACAGACACCAAGGAagaattaagacatttttgtcatttttgaacTGTCACGAATGTCATTTCTACCATCTCAAGTCGTCATTCCTTCTGTGGCATTCTATTATCAGTATCAACTCTTGACTGTCTCCTCAGGCGATGGCTTGCTTGTGTCTACTGGACAGAAGTGGTTCCGGCACAGACGGCTTCTCACTCCTGGTTTCCATTATGATGTTCTGAAGCCTTATGTGAAACTTGTTTCTGATTCAACCAAAGTCATGCTTGTATGTGACCCATAAATCAAAAATGTCACTATTTACTCAGACTTTATGTTAAAACAGTGTATCCTGTCTCAGCGTAATGTGCACAACTTTAAGACTGCTGCAAATATTTCTCTGATCATCTCAACCAACCCGAAGCAGCAACATTTTCTCAACCAATTATGTAATTTTGGGGCAAGAATTGTTTGGAAGGTCAAAGGATTTTTTGAGAAACCTGTTTGacaacagtcattatttttgtaattcctTATTCACCGTTAAAAAAATCTTCTTGAGTCTCATAAAACgtaaaaaattaagttgaaaTTGGTTACATTCTTTTGATGAGTTCAAGTAATGGAAAAGCAAATGCCTCTATGACTTATTGAttatatcatttttacagtgttgctgGGTGACATGACACACTTAAACTCctagaattatttaaaaagcttGCTGTGTTTTAATTATAGTTTCAGTCATTTATGTTTCTGTCTTTCAGGATAAGTGGGAAGTTTATGCCAAACCAGGAGAGTCGTTTGAACTGTTTAAGCATGTGAGTCTGATGACGCTGGACAGCATCATGAAATGTGCGTTCAGCTGTAACAGTAACTGTCAGACAGACAGGTCAGTTCATACTCCTTTACCTCGTCCTATAGTACTCATCCGCCTCCTTTCAGTGTAACCTCGCTGATCTGTTTTCAGTGGAACCAACCCGTACATCCAGGCGGTGTATGACCTCTGCCACCTGGTGAACCTCAGGTTCAGAGTGTTTCCATACCACAGCGAGGCCATATTTCATCTCAGTCCACATGGATACAAATTCAGGAAGGCGGCCAGAATAGCACACAATCATACAGGTGACGTTTCTTTGCTAAGGCACCTCGTGAGCAGGCCCAACCACGCAACGATTAGTGTAACTCTAACTGTGATTTTGACCATCTGAATTATATGAGGCTCTGGAAGTTTTATAACATGGCTGCATGTCtttctaaaattatatatatatatatatatatatttgaaaaccaGTTCAAAATTCAAATCCATTTCTGCATATTTTGTGAAACTCCATAGACTGAGTCTGGGTCTGCTCAtggctagggttgggtaccgaactcggtacttttaagggtaccGACCGAATTGCGTCGGTACTACCGAGTATCGATTCACACCAAATCATTCGGTACCACATTTCGGTACCTGAGAACGCATTTGGGCGCTtacgagagagacagagagagagagagagagagagagagagagatgatgtCACCACTacaactctttaaaacacaacacacagggcAAACCGAAATGTTCTGACGTGTGCTTAAATTTCTAGGGTCATGGTTTCCGAGAAGACGCGGACAGGATACGGAGTCCATTCATAAAACCGGAATTTACTCTATAGCGCGGAATGCCACGCAATTTGTCAAGTTTTGGATGAAAAAAAGAAGgtctgtcacttaattcgattcgcgatatgaactagtgtatgcgaatattaaaacgcaaaaagacggtttaaatatgaatcctgcatgttccgttatcctcggtatgtatgaatggcggagacgcggtttcgtttactacacaaatactgaagcacacgtgaactctgcatctcacaacatgaacacatgaacttacaggctgttagagtcacttcatgagaattttaccaTTACATTTGAGAAAACCAGCATATTatattgtacacacacacttcacggcaacctgtcaaaataaaagtgcggtttaacacgtaacagaaatatattgctcttgtattacttttgtactgtataatgtacatctttatatattccacttactgaaaaaattaaataaaacaattaaatgaaaaaaataattacaaccacattaataacttaattgtggaaaaaaaatacaattattattagaactttttttaaaggaatattcacacaatttttctaccatgtattaattttaacagtaaacctctgtttgtttgccaaaaaataaaatggtttcattttcatatgattaaaaataaataaatgtttaatgtcttcatttgattatcagaaaaaataaaacccaaaaatgtctggaagaaaaaaaaaattctagggccctattgttaaaaatgttgaaattgagagttttggacttatttttcactgaaataaatgttttgttattacacagagagagtaaagtaccgaaaaaagGTACCGTTGGGTACCGGTACCGAATTTCAGGTACCGGTACCGGTACCGATaccggttcaaatgtgaacggtacccaaccctactcATGGCTACTATTATATACATACCTGCTTATGTATCTTAGTTAAACCagaatatacactaccgttcaaaagtttggggtcagtatgatgttttctattctttttattattatagtattatttaaattgatcaaaagtgacagtaaaggatttctatttaaaataaatgttgttctttcaaCTTTCTACTCATCAAAGAATTGTAATGGAGCAGTTTGCACATAAATATTAcacagcaaaactgttttcaacattgataataatcagaaatgtttcttgagctgcaaatcagcatattagaatgatttctgaagaatcatgtgacactgaaggctgcagtaatgatgctgaaaatacagctgcgcgtcacagaaataaattttacTATAGCCttttactatatattcacattgaaatttgtcattttaaatgataataatgtttcacagttttactgtatttttaatcaaataaatacagcctactGTAAGAGACTACTTTCAAAGATACTACAAAATCTCACAACCTCCAAATTTTTGAACGGAAGTGTAAATCTGTAACAAGCAAAGCTATAAAGTTATCATGTCATTTcaatttcttaatattttttagcgGAAGTTATCAGAAAGAGGAAAGAAGTCTTGAAGATTGAGAAGGAACAGGGCATTGTTAAAAACAAACGATATTTGGACTTTTTGGATATTCTTCTGTCTGCCCGAGTATGATATTCTCAAGCACTTACACAACTcttatatttaaagaaaataaatgaaaatagctGATATTTTGTTACATATTGCATAGTGCCATTGTATCATCTATCATTGATGTTAGAGATTTTTTTGTCGCTCACAGGACGAGCATCAGCAGGGTTTGTCGGATGAAGATATCAGGGCTGAAGTGGACACATTCATGTTTGAAGGCCATGACACCACAGCCAGTGGAATATCTTGGATCTTCTACAATCTGGCTTGTAACCCTGAGCACCAGGAGAAGTGCAGAGAGGAGATCCTGCAGGTTCTGGATGGAAAAGACACAGTGGACTGGTACTGTCGCTACCATAGCCGCGggaacatattttatctggGGGGGTGCTGGAGGGCGGGGCCGGTGGGGGGCTTTTAGACAAAATCCTAATACTAAACAGCCCAACTCTTATAGATTAACATACAAATGAATGAAGACAGAGTTATATGCGaaccaatatatatttgtgcttttgtgattttagtCCAATAATCAGTGCACTTtggcgaattctctcatcagaaataAGAGATGAATTCATCATGCACTGCAGACAGCTTCACTTAGGTATTAtaagttattataattattatattatattattataatattatattagtaGACTGAATTCAGTGatattctttgataatgtaaatgttcttggCTCGCTGTgtaatttgtttgttgtttgaataatcGTGGACATGCGGcttataattaaacttaaattgtcattttatcAAACATGTTATCAggttaaatacaaaatattaaaatatttgatatggTAAGCTACTTGCCTAAAATGATTTGCGTGATTAATAGATTGCATTAGGCTACAGTGGTTTGATCGCGGTTGATCAGAGCCTAGAGCGCCGTTAAAGAGCTGTTCTTATGTGATTGTCGGTGGCCGTCTTGAGAAGCGAGAAATTATATTGATTATAATGGTTATTTTGGTCATTTAACACAATTAGGAGTGGGCAATGTGACTAGAATCTTATATGACGCAAATGAGTGTATAAAGTGATATACACTCACTGGCCACTTTATTAAGTACACCTTGCTAGTACTGGATTGGATTGCCTTTTTCCTTCAGAACTGCCTCAGTTCTTCGTGGCATAAATTCAACAAGGTTCTAGAAACTTTCCTCAAAGATTTTGGTCCATATTGACATGATATGAGCACGCAGTTGCTGCAGATCTGTCATTGATTGAATCTCCTGTTCTACCACATCCCAAAGGTGCTCTGTTGGATTGAGATCTGGTGGCTGTGGAGTATAGTGAAATCATTATCATGTTCAAGAAACCAGTTTGAGATGATTTGAGTTTTGTGACACAGTGTGTTATCCTGCTGGGCATAGCATCACAAAATGAGACACTGTGGTCAACAATACTCAGGCAGGCTGTGGTGATTAAAATATCAATTACACCTCTGATACAAGGCAGGATGGATTCATGCTTTCATGTTGTTTATGACAAATTCTGACCCTATCATCCGAATGTCGCAACAGAAATCGAGACTCATCAGACTAGGTAACCTTTTTCCAATCTTCTCTTGTCCAGTTTTGGTGAGCATTTGTGAACCTGTTTTAGCTGATAGTGGCACCCGGTGAGGTCTTCTGCTGCTGTATCCCATCTGCCTCAAGGTTTGGTGTGTTGTGCATTCAGAGATGCTGTTCTGTAAACCTCAGTTGTAAACTTATTTGAGTTACTGTTGCCTTTCTATCAGCTCAACATAGTCTGGCCATTCTCTTCTGACCTCTGGGATCATCAGCCATAGAGATGGTTGTGCATGAAAATCCCAGCAGTTTCTGAAATACTCAGACCACCAACAACCATGCCATGCTCAAAGTCACTTAAATCACCTTTCTACCCCATTCTGATGCTCAGTTTGAACTTCAGCAGATCGTCTAGAtcagggctcctcaaatctggacctcgagatccactttcctgcagagtttagctgtaaccctaatcaaacacacctgaacatgctaatcaatgtcttcaggatcattagaaaatcacagacaagtgagtttgatcagggttggagctaaactctgcagtggattggacctccagggtaagatttgaggaaccctggtctaGATCATGGCTGTGTCCGAAATCGCTCCCTATACTCTCATGCACTATTCCTTACATTAGGCCACTAATAGAGTTCACTTGAAGGAGTGAATGGAAACTAGTGAGTGAATTCGGTGCAGCGGAAGGACTGTTGCTTTTTCATAGTTTGtgcttgctgtttaataatcatttgaaactgGCAAACTGGCAGCTCCAGTAGGAGGATTTATCCTGAACTCTGTCAtggaaattatgtataaaccctaattaaacaatttaataattaatttacaatgAATTTATGGCTGTATTGTATTACACTGTGATGTGACGGCTGCGGGCGCCATCTTCTTGCAATTCATTCGCCGTGCgactctcacagtgcattatggggaTTCTCTAGCCGTTGAGTGTACATCAGTTGCACACTCGTTATTGCTGTGCAGtgtgggattgaatgagtgcactcgaTAATGTCTACTAAGGTTGTccactaaaaatggctgtcccctTAGGGGTATTGGGGTTgatttcggatacagcccaTGTCTTCATGCCCAAATGCACCGAGCTACTgccatgtgattggctgattacatatttgcatttatgaGCTTTTGAACAGGTGGATTTAATAAAGTGGCCGGTGAGTGTATATCAAGTATATTTTGCTGGAAATGAGTTTGCCATGATATCAAAATTTTAGATGCTAGCTAATTTCACAATTCCTGATAACAATTTGGATACCACAGCAGAAATTAATACTAGGCTAACTAAATGAAGTTCCTAAACGTAAGTTAGGGAGGAGCGAGCCCATCTAATCTTTCAATCAACAGCCAGAGTATATATGCAGCTGCTTACCTCTCTCTGGTCTCAGCTGctccagcatccctccacctccccaatTCTCCTCCTTCTTCTTAGGTAC is drawn from Onychostoma macrolepis isolate SWU-2019 chromosome 16, ASM1243209v1, whole genome shotgun sequence and contains these coding sequences:
- the LOC131521289 gene encoding cytochrome P450 4B1, encoding MLNVSGPRARQTPHVMQLYASLESLSVNHVFALALLVCLAIVVKLLVMRRRGMRTMEPFPGPPAHWLIGHVKEFHQDGHDLEKVMKWSGQYPFAFPLWFGPSLSILNIHHPSYVKTILTTTEPKDDYAYKFFIPWLGDGLLVSTGQKWFRHRRLLTPGFHYDVLKPYVKLVSDSTKVMLDKWEVYAKPGESFELFKHVSLMTLDSIMKCAFSCNSNCQTDSGTNPYIQAVYDLCHLVNLRFRVFPYHSEAIFHLSPHGYKFRKAARIAHNHTAEVIRKRKEVLKIEKEQGIVKNKRYLDFLDILLSARDEHQQGLSDEDIRAEVDTFMFEGHDTTASGISWIFYNLACNPEHQEKCREEILQVLDGKDTVDWEDLNKIPYTTMCIKESLRLCPPVPGISRKLTKPLTFFDGRTVPEGCTIGVSIYGIHMNASVWENPYVFDPLRFLPENVAKRSPHAFVPFSAGPRNCIGQNFAMNEMKVAVALTLKKYRLIKDPQHIPKMIPQVVLRSLNGIHIKIKPVENDS